A window of Macrotis lagotis isolate mMagLag1 chromosome X, bilby.v1.9.chrom.fasta, whole genome shotgun sequence contains these coding sequences:
- the AP5Z1 gene encoding AP-5 complex subunit zeta-1 isoform X2 has protein sequence MFSAGTERLLLQAREIQDEELKKFCLHITGLLQKEDLGNETINCLQRLFLIVSATKYSRKLEKEFVELLLSALYFPKSPEQVQVLCAAIVREISPSDNLTLFYDHIQNTKLLSLVSSVLLAQGNKKDEVRDVGLHVTKIFESRQPEGQSLRYLLPVLSKVITLSPKVLKEDQINLLNKRLIDWLRYASIQQGVAQTSGGFFSNPWARQPAPITEVDGAVATDFFTVLSVGQHYTEDQWLNMKAFSMLRKWLLYSGNDGTDSPDSDDKSELEGSIMSMVSATSTSSRLLPPKERLRENAFEYCQRLIEQSTRRALKKSDFELQKACLSEAVIILDLLCRQDSSFIYRTLTCLKILHGRLCGDLAYVRALLPVAQFFLNHSEAAAVNSEAVYQHLFTNIPSELFYNSVLAFEFIQFCRENIHFLNGNVTIFKSSFPNLIKFLAWNSASLISEFLDILPVFIDASTAIEMLHVLLDMPCLTAALDLYLRSSCPTAEKPLWDPTLKPTSCLDGFRDPHYQALFQHLLRTKARGIIKGLTPLHQLLKPMASCPRVVQCAETVPILIQLFFTVVTEFADGTLINQLVVLLLERSDLLFDVPQFKAAVHRVMSSQLLVLCKLHPSLVVELSKELLEFTGTISNIHSKESLFTNVVWAVGEYLSVLYDRRCTVELINRFFEALEALLFEITQFRPSATLPKCCPRVITVLMTTLTKLVSRSQDLIPRVFLFLSKVRSFAENPTMTSVYSEEDTETILTRATELMNLLKMPSVAQFVLTPSVEVSNPRYHLDTNTSLPLALRMVSQVVEKEAGFLPGQDTNRYRCTLGDLES, from the exons ATGTTCTCGGCCGGAACGGAGAGATTACTCCTGCAAGCCAG ggAGATTCAGGATGAAGAACTAAAGAAATTCTGTTTACATATAACAGGACTGCTTCAGAAGGAAGACTTAGGAAATGAGACCATCAACTGTTTGCAAAGACTCTTCCTCATTGTCTCAGCCACAAAATATTCTAGGAA ACTTGAAAAGGAATTTGTGGAGCTGTTGCTGTCAGCATTGTATTTTCCAAAATCCCCTGAACAGGTTCAGGTTCTCTGTGCTGCCATTGTGAGAGAAATATCACCTTCTGATAACTTGACGTTGTTTTATGACCACATTCAAAATACAAAGCTGTTAAGCCTGGTTTCATCGGTCCTATTGGCTCAG ggaaataaaaaggatGAGGTCAGAGATGTGGGACTGCATGTTACAAAAATCTTTGAAAGCCGACAGCCTGAAGGACAGAGCTTAAGATACCTTCTCCCTGTCTTGTCAAAGGTCATTACACTCTCACCAAAAGTCCTCAAGGAAG ACCAGATAAATCTCCTCAACAAAAGACTAATTGACTGGCTTCGTTATGCAAGTATCCAGCAAGGAGTTGCACAGACATCTGGAGGCTTCTTCAGTAATCCTTGGGCAAGACAG CCTGCGCCCATCACTGAGGTAGATGGTGCAGTTGCCACAGACTTCTTCACTGTACTTTCAGTAGGTCAGCACTACACAGAAGATCAGTGGTTGAACATGAAGGCTTTCTCTATGTTGCGTAAATGGCTGCTATATAGTGGGAACGATGGAACAGACAGTCCAGATTCAG ATGATAAATCAGAGCTTGAGGGATCTATTATGTCTATGGTCTCTGCTACCTCTACCTCTAGTCGCCTACTTCCTCCAAAGGAACGCCTGCGAGAGAATGCCTTTGAGTACTGCCAGAGACTCATTGAGCAGAGTACACGGA GAGCTCTGAAGAAATCAGACTTTGAATTGCAAAAAGCT TGTCTAAGTGAAGCTGTGATTATATTGGATCTACTCTGTAGACAGGATTCCTCCTTCATCTACCGGACTCTCACTTGTCTAAAGATCTTACATGGCCGGCTTTGTGGAGACCTGGCTTATGTTCGAGCACTGTTGCCAGTTGCGCAGTTCTTCTTGAATCACA GTGAAGCTGCAGCAGTTAATTCAGAAGCAGTTTATCAGCATTTGTTTACCAACATCCCTTCAGAGTTATTCTACAATTCAGTTCTGGCCTTTGAGTTCATCCAGTTCTGCAGAGAAAACatccattttttaaatggaaatgtcACCATCTTCAAATCAAGCTTCCCAAACCTCATCAAG TTCCTGGCATGGAACAGTGCATCCCTGATTTCAGAATTTCTGGACATTCTTCCTGTTTTCATTGATGCCAGCACAGCCATTGAAATGCTCCATGTCCTCCTTGATATGCCATGTTTGACTGCTGCTCTAGATCTATATCTTAG GTCATCATGTCCTACAGCTGAGAAACCTCTCTGGGATCCTACCCTAAAGCCCACTAGCTGCTTAGATGGTTTCCGAGATCCTCACTACCAGGCTCTCTTTCAGCACCTGCTGCGTACAAAAGCCAGGGGAATTATCAAAGG GTTGACTCCACTCCATCAGCTCCTGAAGCCCATGGCCAGTTGTCCCCGAGTTGTGCAGTGTGCAGAGACCGTCCCCATTTTAATACAGCTTTTCTTTACAGTGGTGACTGAG TTTGCAGATGGAACATTGATAAACCAGCTGGTAGTGCTACTCTTGGAAAgaagtgatttgctatttgatGTTCCCCAGTTTAAAGCAGCTGTCCACAG AGTAATGAGCTCCCAACTTCTGGTCCTGTGTAAACTACATCCTTCTCTTGTAGTTGAACTATCTAAGGAATTACTGGAGTTCACAGGAACCATCAGCAATATCCACAGCAAAGAGAGCTTATTCACCAATGTG GTCTGGGCAGTTGGAGAATACCTATCTGTGCTCTATGACAGGCGATGCACAGTGGAGCTGATCAACAGATTCTTTGAAGCCCTGGAGGCCTTGTTGTTTGAAATTACCCAGTTTCGCCCCTCTGCTACACTTCCCAAGTGCTGTCCACGAGTAATCACAGTTCTGATGACCACATTGACCAAACTAGTCTCTCGGAGTCAAGATTTGATTCCTAG ggttttcttgttcCTGTCCAAAGTGAGATCCTTTGCTGAGAATCCTACTATGACCTCTGTGTATAGTGAGGAAGACACAGAGACCATCCTGACCAGGGCCACTGAATTGATGAACTTACTGAAAATGCCAAGTGTGGCTCAGTTTGTTCTGACACCATCTGTTGAGGTGTCTAACCCACGTTATCACCTTGACACAAATACCTCCTTGCCTCTTGCCCTTAGAATGGTCAGCCAGGTAGTTGAGAAAGAAGCTGGCTTTCTGCCTGGGCAAGATACCAATAGATACCGGTGCACCCTGGGGGACTTGGAGTCCTAG
- the AP5Z1 gene encoding AP-5 complex subunit zeta-1 isoform X1, whose product MFSAGTERLLLQAREIQDEELKKFCLHITGLLQKEDLGNETINCLQRLFLIVSATKYSRKLEKEFVELLLSALYFPKSPEQVQVLCAAIVREISPSDNLTLFYDHIQNTKLLSLVSSVLLAQGNKKDEVRDVGLHVTKIFESRQPEGQSLRYLLPVLSKVITLSPKVLKEDQINLLNKRLIDWLRYASIQQGVAQTSGGFFSNPWARQPAPITEVDGAVATDFFTVLSVGQHYTEDQWLNMKAFSMLRKWLLYSGNDGTDSPDSADDKSELEGSIMSMVSATSTSSRLLPPKERLRENAFEYCQRLIEQSTRRALKKSDFELQKACLSEAVIILDLLCRQDSSFIYRTLTCLKILHGRLCGDLAYVRALLPVAQFFLNHSEAAAVNSEAVYQHLFTNIPSELFYNSVLAFEFIQFCRENIHFLNGNVTIFKSSFPNLIKFLAWNSASLISEFLDILPVFIDASTAIEMLHVLLDMPCLTAALDLYLRSSCPTAEKPLWDPTLKPTSCLDGFRDPHYQALFQHLLRTKARGIIKGLTPLHQLLKPMASCPRVVQCAETVPILIQLFFTVVTEFADGTLINQLVVLLLERSDLLFDVPQFKAAVHRVMSSQLLVLCKLHPSLVVELSKELLEFTGTISNIHSKESLFTNVVWAVGEYLSVLYDRRCTVELINRFFEALEALLFEITQFRPSATLPKCCPRVITVLMTTLTKLVSRSQDLIPRVFLFLSKVRSFAENPTMTSVYSEEDTETILTRATELMNLLKMPSVAQFVLTPSVEVSNPRYHLDTNTSLPLALRMVSQVVEKEAGFLPGQDTNRYRCTLGDLES is encoded by the exons ATGTTCTCGGCCGGAACGGAGAGATTACTCCTGCAAGCCAG ggAGATTCAGGATGAAGAACTAAAGAAATTCTGTTTACATATAACAGGACTGCTTCAGAAGGAAGACTTAGGAAATGAGACCATCAACTGTTTGCAAAGACTCTTCCTCATTGTCTCAGCCACAAAATATTCTAGGAA ACTTGAAAAGGAATTTGTGGAGCTGTTGCTGTCAGCATTGTATTTTCCAAAATCCCCTGAACAGGTTCAGGTTCTCTGTGCTGCCATTGTGAGAGAAATATCACCTTCTGATAACTTGACGTTGTTTTATGACCACATTCAAAATACAAAGCTGTTAAGCCTGGTTTCATCGGTCCTATTGGCTCAG ggaaataaaaaggatGAGGTCAGAGATGTGGGACTGCATGTTACAAAAATCTTTGAAAGCCGACAGCCTGAAGGACAGAGCTTAAGATACCTTCTCCCTGTCTTGTCAAAGGTCATTACACTCTCACCAAAAGTCCTCAAGGAAG ACCAGATAAATCTCCTCAACAAAAGACTAATTGACTGGCTTCGTTATGCAAGTATCCAGCAAGGAGTTGCACAGACATCTGGAGGCTTCTTCAGTAATCCTTGGGCAAGACAG CCTGCGCCCATCACTGAGGTAGATGGTGCAGTTGCCACAGACTTCTTCACTGTACTTTCAGTAGGTCAGCACTACACAGAAGATCAGTGGTTGAACATGAAGGCTTTCTCTATGTTGCGTAAATGGCTGCTATATAGTGGGAACGATGGAACAGACAGTCCAGATTCAG CAGATGATAAATCAGAGCTTGAGGGATCTATTATGTCTATGGTCTCTGCTACCTCTACCTCTAGTCGCCTACTTCCTCCAAAGGAACGCCTGCGAGAGAATGCCTTTGAGTACTGCCAGAGACTCATTGAGCAGAGTACACGGA GAGCTCTGAAGAAATCAGACTTTGAATTGCAAAAAGCT TGTCTAAGTGAAGCTGTGATTATATTGGATCTACTCTGTAGACAGGATTCCTCCTTCATCTACCGGACTCTCACTTGTCTAAAGATCTTACATGGCCGGCTTTGTGGAGACCTGGCTTATGTTCGAGCACTGTTGCCAGTTGCGCAGTTCTTCTTGAATCACA GTGAAGCTGCAGCAGTTAATTCAGAAGCAGTTTATCAGCATTTGTTTACCAACATCCCTTCAGAGTTATTCTACAATTCAGTTCTGGCCTTTGAGTTCATCCAGTTCTGCAGAGAAAACatccattttttaaatggaaatgtcACCATCTTCAAATCAAGCTTCCCAAACCTCATCAAG TTCCTGGCATGGAACAGTGCATCCCTGATTTCAGAATTTCTGGACATTCTTCCTGTTTTCATTGATGCCAGCACAGCCATTGAAATGCTCCATGTCCTCCTTGATATGCCATGTTTGACTGCTGCTCTAGATCTATATCTTAG GTCATCATGTCCTACAGCTGAGAAACCTCTCTGGGATCCTACCCTAAAGCCCACTAGCTGCTTAGATGGTTTCCGAGATCCTCACTACCAGGCTCTCTTTCAGCACCTGCTGCGTACAAAAGCCAGGGGAATTATCAAAGG GTTGACTCCACTCCATCAGCTCCTGAAGCCCATGGCCAGTTGTCCCCGAGTTGTGCAGTGTGCAGAGACCGTCCCCATTTTAATACAGCTTTTCTTTACAGTGGTGACTGAG TTTGCAGATGGAACATTGATAAACCAGCTGGTAGTGCTACTCTTGGAAAgaagtgatttgctatttgatGTTCCCCAGTTTAAAGCAGCTGTCCACAG AGTAATGAGCTCCCAACTTCTGGTCCTGTGTAAACTACATCCTTCTCTTGTAGTTGAACTATCTAAGGAATTACTGGAGTTCACAGGAACCATCAGCAATATCCACAGCAAAGAGAGCTTATTCACCAATGTG GTCTGGGCAGTTGGAGAATACCTATCTGTGCTCTATGACAGGCGATGCACAGTGGAGCTGATCAACAGATTCTTTGAAGCCCTGGAGGCCTTGTTGTTTGAAATTACCCAGTTTCGCCCCTCTGCTACACTTCCCAAGTGCTGTCCACGAGTAATCACAGTTCTGATGACCACATTGACCAAACTAGTCTCTCGGAGTCAAGATTTGATTCCTAG ggttttcttgttcCTGTCCAAAGTGAGATCCTTTGCTGAGAATCCTACTATGACCTCTGTGTATAGTGAGGAAGACACAGAGACCATCCTGACCAGGGCCACTGAATTGATGAACTTACTGAAAATGCCAAGTGTGGCTCAGTTTGTTCTGACACCATCTGTTGAGGTGTCTAACCCACGTTATCACCTTGACACAAATACCTCCTTGCCTCTTGCCCTTAGAATGGTCAGCCAGGTAGTTGAGAAAGAAGCTGGCTTTCTGCCTGGGCAAGATACCAATAGATACCGGTGCACCCTGGGGGACTTGGAGTCCTAG